The Candidatus Koribacter versatilis Ellin345 genome has a segment encoding these proteins:
- a CDS encoding substrate-binding domain-containing protein gives MSAPKKIALTLIAAASCLLAGCAKHDNDEKYILVTVNSKVEYWKTAQAGLTKAAAQYGVKWDVRGPENYDPQAEVQEFRNAAAQKPSGILVSVADASLMQPAIDEAINAGIPVLTIDSDAPKSKRLYFIGTNNRQAGTLGAKRLVEKLHGKGNVVFFTMPQPNLDERLAGYKDVLSDNPGIKIVEVVNIKGDSGNAFDRTAHYAGAKDAQKIDAFVCLEATSAKDVALALKRENVTDRLVIAMDVDPATLDLIKSGVVDATIAQKPYTMAFYGLKALDEIHHGKPDLTKDYSFDSFSPFPAFVDTGTSVVDKTNVDLYLQARAANAK, from the coding sequence GTGTCCGCACCCAAGAAAATCGCTCTGACACTTATTGCCGCAGCCTCCTGTCTCCTTGCCGGCTGTGCCAAGCATGACAACGACGAGAAGTACATCCTGGTAACGGTCAATTCGAAGGTTGAGTATTGGAAGACCGCGCAGGCGGGCCTGACCAAAGCCGCTGCGCAATACGGCGTGAAATGGGACGTCCGCGGTCCTGAAAACTATGATCCCCAAGCGGAGGTGCAGGAGTTCCGCAATGCTGCGGCACAGAAACCTTCCGGCATCCTGGTGTCCGTCGCCGATGCTTCGCTGATGCAACCGGCAATTGACGAGGCTATTAACGCAGGCATTCCCGTCCTCACCATCGATTCCGATGCCCCGAAGAGCAAGCGCCTTTACTTCATCGGTACCAACAACCGCCAAGCCGGTACGCTCGGCGCAAAACGCCTGGTCGAGAAGCTTCACGGGAAGGGCAATGTCGTCTTCTTCACCATGCCCCAACCGAACCTCGACGAACGGTTAGCGGGCTATAAAGACGTTCTCTCTGACAATCCCGGTATCAAGATCGTGGAGGTCGTGAACATCAAAGGTGATTCCGGCAATGCCTTTGACCGCACCGCGCATTATGCTGGCGCCAAAGATGCTCAGAAAATCGACGCCTTCGTCTGCCTGGAGGCGACGTCGGCGAAGGATGTCGCGCTTGCGCTGAAACGCGAAAACGTAACCGACCGGCTGGTAATTGCAATGGACGTTGATCCCGCTACACTCGACCTCATTAAGTCAGGCGTGGTGGATGCGACCATTGCGCAGAAGCCCTACACCATGGCGTTTTATGGACTGAAGGCCCTCGATGAGATACATCACGGAAAGCCAGATCTCACCAAGGACTACTCGTTCGACTCGTTCTCGCCATTCCCAGCGTTTGTCGATACCGGCACCTCAGTTGTTGACAAGACAAACGTGGATCTCTATCTGCAAGCGCGAGCTGCGAACGCAAAATAA
- a CDS encoding PilZ domain-containing protein → MVFSDDKLTATSRKEARISAIVPVRIYGMDANGKPFGANVATLNISRNGVLLSNVDVALNSGDVVGIQKGIAKAKYRVKWFGQKGTPTQGQVGLECMEPARNIFAIEEPAVVIDANEQAGVKRRRGGSGGGEKNERRAAARYKCDMGVQVRMEGSEMNLWSRCTDVSDGGCYVESRSPIKVGSKLNVTFLFSPIT, encoded by the coding sequence TTGGTTTTTTCCGACGACAAATTGACAGCGACCAGCCGCAAAGAGGCACGAATCTCTGCGATCGTGCCGGTGCGTATTTACGGTATGGACGCCAACGGCAAACCTTTTGGCGCGAACGTCGCGACGCTGAACATCTCGCGCAATGGCGTACTCCTCTCCAATGTTGACGTGGCGCTGAATAGCGGAGACGTGGTTGGCATCCAGAAGGGAATCGCTAAGGCGAAGTATCGCGTGAAGTGGTTCGGCCAGAAAGGCACGCCCACCCAGGGACAAGTGGGTCTGGAGTGCATGGAACCGGCACGCAACATCTTTGCCATTGAGGAACCAGCGGTCGTCATCGACGCGAATGAACAAGCGGGCGTAAAGCGCCGTCGAGGCGGTAGCGGCGGTGGCGAAAAGAACGAGCGGCGTGCGGCCGCGCGCTACAAGTGCGATATGGGAGTGCAGGTACGCATGGAAGGTTCCGAGATGAACCTGTGGTCGCGTTGTACCGACGTCAGCGACGGGGGCTGCTACGTGGAGTCGCGCTCTCCGATCAAGGTCGGCAGCAAACTGAACGTCACGTTTTTGTTCAGCCCGATAACCTGA
- a CDS encoding mechanosensitive ion channel family protein: protein MLKSARNIALVFLLLLILAAVVGYFQTSPTDALAPKKPGRVPDQPQIVDQSPLQAARVCARTATTSDEVDYATESIRLADRSVDLAFSMALRDADLNPPPESPEVKKIDARITKLDAQLATDKEIVKGFSDMLAKPDNGADQDEIAEQVETAKAQQAVTEDELDEAKQALLRAGGDRQTRIQQMRDEYQAVQQDNAGVPDAAKNASFSVPGNLIGQVSSWRSLQDRLTKLREAQDRALGRVQDLTRKHDQLQQQISQAPTSLGSHTEALATLKRQAIERQMLADYNKRIEAEQKLAQEFGDWGGLILSYRQRATHALVLSLIWILLIVLAVVFAEGLVTHFYHESDRRKAGTMQMALRFTLQVGGALLILLVIFGPPSQLSTVIALAGAGLTVVMKDFIVAFFGWFVLMGRNGIRVGDWVEINGIGGEVVEIGILRTVILETGNWSDPGHPTGRKVAFVNSFAIEGHYFNFSTTGQWLWDEMQLLVPADKDPYRVSEDVRNIVSEATAPDVAMAQQEWERATRGAGGLKAFSAAPAIDIRSTGSGVSIVIRYITRANVRYELRTKLNHAIVELFHGHAEVTKP, encoded by the coding sequence ATGCTGAAATCGGCAAGAAATATCGCCCTAGTTTTCCTGCTGCTGCTGATTCTTGCGGCGGTCGTTGGCTACTTCCAGACCTCCCCGACCGACGCCCTGGCGCCGAAGAAGCCGGGTCGCGTCCCTGATCAGCCCCAGATTGTGGACCAGAGCCCATTGCAGGCGGCCCGCGTCTGCGCACGTACCGCGACCACCTCAGACGAAGTGGATTACGCCACGGAATCGATACGCCTCGCGGACCGTTCTGTTGACCTGGCGTTCTCGATGGCGCTGCGCGATGCCGACCTTAATCCGCCACCGGAGAGCCCCGAAGTCAAGAAGATCGACGCCCGCATTACCAAGCTCGACGCCCAGCTCGCGACCGACAAGGAGATCGTAAAGGGCTTCAGCGACATGCTGGCGAAGCCCGACAATGGCGCCGACCAGGACGAAATCGCCGAGCAGGTCGAAACCGCAAAAGCCCAGCAAGCGGTCACGGAGGATGAACTCGACGAAGCCAAGCAGGCGCTGCTACGTGCCGGCGGCGATCGCCAGACCCGTATTCAACAAATGCGCGACGAGTACCAAGCCGTGCAACAGGACAATGCGGGCGTACCCGACGCAGCGAAGAACGCTTCCTTCTCCGTGCCGGGGAACCTTATCGGTCAAGTTTCGAGTTGGCGGAGCCTACAGGACCGCCTGACGAAGCTTCGGGAGGCCCAGGACCGTGCTCTCGGACGGGTCCAGGACCTCACTCGCAAACACGATCAGCTTCAGCAGCAGATTTCACAAGCACCAACCTCTCTTGGTTCCCACACGGAAGCTCTGGCCACGTTGAAACGGCAGGCAATCGAGCGCCAGATGCTCGCCGACTACAACAAGCGTATCGAGGCCGAACAAAAGCTCGCGCAGGAGTTCGGCGACTGGGGCGGCCTGATTCTGAGTTACCGGCAGCGCGCGACGCATGCGCTGGTACTTTCGCTGATTTGGATCCTGCTGATTGTGTTGGCTGTCGTCTTTGCCGAAGGGCTGGTGACGCACTTCTATCACGAGTCAGACCGTCGCAAGGCCGGCACCATGCAGATGGCGCTGCGCTTCACCCTGCAAGTGGGCGGAGCGCTGCTGATACTGCTTGTGATCTTCGGGCCACCGAGCCAGCTTTCGACCGTGATTGCCCTCGCCGGCGCCGGGCTGACTGTAGTGATGAAGGACTTTATCGTCGCCTTCTTCGGATGGTTCGTGCTGATGGGGCGCAACGGTATTCGCGTCGGCGATTGGGTGGAGATTAACGGCATCGGCGGCGAAGTTGTGGAGATCGGTATTCTTCGCACCGTCATTCTTGAAACCGGCAACTGGAGCGATCCGGGCCATCCGACGGGACGAAAAGTCGCCTTCGTGAACAGCTTCGCCATCGAAGGCCATTACTTCAACTTCTCCACCACCGGCCAGTGGCTGTGGGACGAGATGCAATTGCTGGTGCCTGCGGATAAAGACCCGTACCGGGTCTCGGAAGATGTTCGCAACATCGTCTCGGAAGCAACCGCTCCTGACGTGGCCATGGCGCAACAGGAGTGGGAACGCGCCACTCGCGGCGCTGGCGGCCTAAAGGCATTTTCAGCGGCGCCTGCAATCGATATCCGCTCCACCGGTTCCGGCGTGAGCATCGTAATCCGCTACATCACTCGCGCCAACGTCCGTTATGAACTGAGAACAAAACTCAACCACGCCATCGTGGAGTTGTTCCACGGTCACGCTGAGGTGACGAAACCGTGA